A single region of the Enterobacteriaceae endosymbiont of Donacia cinerea genome encodes:
- the secY gene encoding preprotein translocase subunit SecY, with the protein MIKSLKQLNFQSTKKGFIELKERFIFLITSIVIFRIGSFIPIPGVNISILHSLIVKQHGTIIDMFNMFSGGALSRASIFALGVMPYISSSIIMQLLTVVHPFFISLKKEGEEGKKKINKYTKYSTLILAFIQSIGITTGLPNLPGMNNLVLNPGISFFIISNLSLITGTTFLMWLGRQITKRGIGNGVSIIIVIGIITTLPYNIGQIIGQIKQGDLSYFIFFILLFLVFLITLFIIFIEKGQRKINVQYARRYYGKQIYHTQQNTHLPLKVNMSGVIPAIFSSSIILFISTIFSWCSNISNWNWVKNIAISLQPRQPIYIGLYILAIIFFCFFYTLLVFNPQETADNLKKSGAYISGIRPGEQTAKYIKKIIMRLTFTGSLYITFICLVPEFLRNIINVPFYLSGTSLLIVIVVIMDFITQIQTLIMSTQYESILKKINFKG; encoded by the coding sequence ATGATTAAATCACTTAAACAATTAAATTTTCAAAGTACTAAAAAAGGTTTTATTGAATTAAAAGAGAGATTTATATTTTTAATAACTTCTATAGTTATTTTTCGTATAGGTTCATTTATACCTATTCCAGGAGTTAATATTAGTATTTTACATTCTTTAATTGTAAAACAACATGGCACAATTATTGATATGTTTAATATGTTTTCTGGAGGTGCGTTAAGTAGAGCATCAATTTTTGCATTAGGTGTTATGCCGTATATATCTTCATCAATTATCATGCAACTTTTAACAGTAGTTCACCCATTTTTTATTTCTTTAAAAAAAGAAGGAGAAGAAGGTAAAAAAAAAATTAACAAATATACTAAATATAGTACATTAATTTTAGCTTTTATTCAATCTATAGGAATAACTACTGGATTACCTAATCTACCAGGTATGAATAATTTAGTACTAAATCCTGGTATTAGTTTTTTTATAATTTCTAATTTAAGTTTAATTACAGGTACTACATTTTTAATGTGGTTAGGAAGACAAATAACAAAAAGAGGTATTGGAAATGGAGTTTCTATTATAATAGTGATTGGTATAATTACTACTCTACCTTATAACATAGGTCAAATTATTGGGCAAATAAAACAAGGAGATTTAAGTTATTTTATTTTTTTTATTTTATTATTTTTAGTATTTTTAATAACTTTATTTATTATATTTATTGAAAAAGGACAAAGAAAAATTAATGTTCAATATGCTAGAAGATATTATGGAAAACAAATATATCATACACAACAAAATACTCATTTACCATTAAAAGTTAATATGTCTGGAGTTATCCCCGCAATATTTTCTTCTAGTATTATTTTATTTATTTCTACTATATTTTCATGGTGTAGTAATATTTCCAATTGGAATTGGGTTAAAAATATTGCTATATCTTTACAACCTAGACAGCCAATATATATTGGTTTATATATTTTAGCAATTATATTTTTTTGTTTTTTTTATACTCTTTTAGTTTTTAATCCTCAAGAAACTGCAGATAATTTAAAAAAATCTGGTGCATATATCTCAGGTATTAGACCTGGAGAACAAACTGCTAAATATATAAAAAAAATAATTATGAGATTAACATTTACTGGAAGTTTATATATTACATTTATTTGTCTTGTACCAGAATTTTTACGTAATATAATTAATGTCCCATTTTATTTAAGTGGTACATCATTACTTATAGTAATTGTTGTCATTATGGATTTTATTACACAAATTCAAACATTAATTATGTCTACTCAATATGAGTCTATACTTAAAAAAATTAATTTTAAAGGATAA